Proteins found in one Trichoplusia ni isolate ovarian cell line Hi5 chromosome 14, tn1, whole genome shotgun sequence genomic segment:
- the LOC113500703 gene encoding uncharacterized protein LOC113500703 isoform X1, whose product MKILVIISSILIAQTSASFFDVFQGAVLTVQNSFGKMISDVVSDVKETVDCTILAVEHALALSEDAALRYYEKCGNTINNTVTVTETRHIESSPQVDVSPQYPSDDYLKKEIPAVIDAKINETLTKMLGNYNPSEKLRDVESVLVKETEQLANVSDLVRKELKKVESEVKSDLKNLTHLHPEPLPSVDSIMQEIKLLENKEQSAVNNSQATEIHRVIDEVLVRLDNIEATESTENVKLERILKDLEQNSNSSFIDLRQQLESWKAEESRHIDDIQTKILEHERNAHPETHNNTFKLLPPGPYDSDIRQMNVKEVNITSTKRMSNVSRDISSFETSVNAKNEQSHTLTLTKPKANNTPGNLSGVSSTSTSLKISQTTPDVSNDSDLKITVISSKSYSVSKSVSIRGKVPPADSTTSNNQRSVHLTTDQTPTTIRLGNTDHNLRTIFFGSTTESTPVSDLTISSTDMPIREDNTKIVSNEEPSTTTSIPNETAKTYEFDSTTEHAEVTEIEAFTSSLSDSTTTSSYLVTEQSLSTEAISMTGQKEISDIKEEPTTIEFETAISDTTTQRFTETENNPDDILTTTGKEESLTLASETTTSLPVNQHSIDDNERTITTDTPIAESTVSETRTTNSHTARPPSTSNALDNHNVQTTTSNVNKDSFSETSTEHGIKSYEVLTTGINNDIASTTSLDLMTVKPSEGYTEQSTTLHVEETTPSVTILNSEYINTVISATADLTTEVVSESTTEQRTSTTLHGEEITTALIPVTTMNPDSIDVTPEINNDQISDVGVETTTDITLTTLNSELTTDNHGYNTEQSTTPQAKEVSSVTTVNVETTTDFSTNSTETSAAKITPSGEEKPVETETFSTTPSNTKGPDLNNAHTTMSDETETSENHISTTISTQLDLTTETVSETSTQISATTEANLTTNKDIETTTESDVVTENSSERHIEQRTTTQEDVLTDVNDIPTVTTPNLETTVAATTETVAHRSSNNEAEPTINVKVETTTHSDVDTESPTENHNEQKTTPYEEVTTSVNDVSSVITSKSDDTLGPVTETINEQSTIKEAEPTTNVNIDTTSHSDVDTESPTEHHIEQSTTPNEEVATIVSDISVVTTPKPQTTTEALTEAILQQSTTNEAELATNVNFATTIENYMVTENTFDNHNVPSTTPFKQVTTSVNDISTGTTLQLETTTESIPQETTTAYEEVTTESPEKTNNISTTLHAEEVTTVEPITTATSDLTTEYNSQTHTESNTAQNHNLNEDVASDRTTAADTITEHQANHVHIKTSTNDGTSEDLTTVKPTTENASTHEFSDAPIATTSNAIIESTTESQIIQTHDYDSESLYAATGFSEHTTTSIPDIITTSIPLTTTESPYESKDYDLPRTSTRSSRRTRKRNSTRSGRRRNATSIATEIPITPTIQPPIPIALQILPITDDHVHSNPHILLENSYVPHQEMRLPARRIKRPVLSEAHVVNTHEIELSNHKIEETDGTINYPSLFTDNNDDSRKLHELNEAPKAIEHRRINRDTLYTNPDNVHEPTTPRQQRLRRNRNRRLDQTTESSKPVREITTDLINPANRRRGNRRRANRQSNEQNESAYRSTATTSKPVQHKNNYDISPADYDALFNIPPRNSEAHVQNVARAHELIANSKRNELIINSILQHKKLNGARNLFDVLG is encoded by the exons ATGAAGATATTAGTGATTatttcatctatactaatagcGCAG acCTCTGCGTCATTCTTCGATGTATTTCAAGGCGCGGTACTTACTGTCCAGAATAGTTTTGGAAAAATGATAAGTGACGTAGTATCAGATGTCAAGGAAACTGTGGACTGCACTATATTGGCGGTGGAACACGCTCTAGCCCTGAGTGAAGACGCAGCGTTACGGTATTATGAAAAGTGTGGAAACACTATCAATAATACCGTTACTGTTACCGAAACCCGACATATCGAATCTTCACCTCAGGTTGACGTATCACCACAATACCCAAGTGATGACTACTTAAAGAAGGAAATACCTGCGGTAATAGACGCTAAAATCAACGAAACCCTAACGAAAATGCTAGGCAATTATAATCCTAGTGAAAAACTACGAGATGTAGAGAGCGTGCTGGTCAAAGAAACGGAACAGTTGGCTAATGTCAGTGATTTAGTAAGAAAAGAACTGAAAAAGGTTGAAAGCGAAGTGAAAAGTGATTTAAAGAATTTGACTCATTTGCATCCAGAACCTTTACCATCAGTTGACAGCATTATGCaggaaataaaacttttagaaaataaagaacaaagTGCTGTGAATAATTCACAAGCCACGGAAATTCATCGAGTGATTGATGAGGTGTTGGTCAGGTTAGATAACATCGAAGCGACTGAATCAACTGAGAATGTTAAACTAGAGCGCATATTGAAAGATCTAGAACAAAATTCTAACAGTTCGTTTATAGACCTGAGGCAGCAACTTGAATCATGGAAGGCGGAAGAGTCTAGGCATATAGATGACATTCAAACTAAGATACTAGAGCATGAAAGAAATGCTCATCCGGAAACTCACAACAATACATTCAAACTCTTACCGCCGGGTCCATATGACAGTGATATTAGACAAATGAATGTAAAAGAAGTTAACATAACCTCCACTAAAAGAATGTCTAATGTTTCTAGGGATATATCGTCCTTTGAAACAAGTGTTAATGCTAAAAATGAGCAGTCGcatactttgactttgacaaaACCGAAGGCCAATAATACGCCTGGAAATCTAAGTGGGGTGTCATCAACAAGTACCTCATTAAAGATATCGCAAACTACTCCGGACGTGTCAAATGATAGCGATTTGAAAATAACTGTTATATCAAGTAAGTCATATTCGGTCTCAAAAAGCGTGTCCATCAGGGGAAAAGTACCGCCAGCTGATAGTACTACATCTAACAACCAGAGATCAGTCCATTTGACAACAGATCAAACTCCTACTACTATACGTCTTGGTAATACAGACCACAATCtgagaactattttttttggcTCAACAACTGAAAGTACTCCAGTAAGTGATCTTACTATATCCAGTACTGATATGCCTATTCGAGAAGATAATACCAAAATTGTTTCTAACGAAGAACCTAGTACTACTACGAGCATTCCAAATGAAACTGCAAAAACGTATGAATTTGATTCCACTACAGAACATGCCGAAGTCACTGAAATCGAAGCTTTTACCAGCAGTTTAAGTGATTCCACTACGACTAGTTCATATTTAGTAACAGAACAGAGTTTAAGTACTGAAGCTATTTCGATGACAGGTCAAAAAGAAATAAGTGATATTAAGGAAGAACCGACGACTATTGAATTCGAAACAGCTATTTCTGACACGACTACACAACGATTCACTGAAACCGAAAATAATCCTGATGATATTTTAACTACCACTGGAAAAGAAGAATCCTTGACATTAGCATCAGAAACGACTACTTCTTTACCTGTTAATCAGCATAGCATTGATGACAATGAAAGAACTATTACAACAGATACTCCTATAGCGGAATCCACTGTGAGTGAAACTAGGACAACAAATTCACACACAGCTCGACCACCATCTACATCAAATGCTTTGGATAACCATAATGTTCAAACTACGACATCCAACGTAAATAAAGATTCATTCTCTGAAACAAGTACTGAACATGGTATCAAATCTTATGAAGTACTGACAACTGGCATTAATAATGATATTGCATCGACTACTTCCCTGGATTTGATGACGGTGAAACCTTCAGAAGGTTATACTGAACAGAGCACAACGTTACATGTAGAAGAAACAACACCTAGTGTAACAATATTGAACAGTGAATATATAAATACAGTAATATCTGCAACAGCGGACTTGACCACTGAAGTTGTATCTGAAAGTACTACTGAACAGCGCACAAGTACAACATTACATGGAGAAGAAATAACAACGGCTTTAATACCAGTAACAACGATGAACCCCGATTCGATAGATGTGACTCCTGAAATTAATAATGATCAAATATCTGATGTCGGCGTGGAAACAACTACTGATATTACTTTGACAACTCTCAACTCAGAACTAACTACGGACAATCACGGATACAACACTGAACAAAGTACCACACCGCAAGCGAAAGAGGTATCCTCTGTTACTACTGTTAATGTGGAAACAACCACCGATTTTAGTACAAATAGTACTGAAACTAGTGCGGCTAAAATAACTCCCTCTGGTGAAGAAAAACCTGTTGAAACTGAGACATTCAGTACGACTCCTTCGAATACAAAGGGTCCAGACCTCAATAATGCACATACTACAATGTCAGACGAGACGGAAACTAGTGAAAACCATATTTCCACCACAATATCAACACAACTAGATTTGACCACAGAAACCGTTTCAGAAACATCTACTCAAATAAGTGCAACTACTGAAGCGAATCTGACGACAAATAAAGACATTGAAACAACTACTGAAAGTGATGTAGTCACTGAGAATTCTTCTGAAAGGCATATTGAACAACGCACAACGACTCAGGAAGATGTTTTAACCGATGTTAACGATATTCCTACCGTGACAACACCAAATCTGGAGACAACAGTAGCAGCCACTACAGAAACTGTCGCTCATCGGAGTTCAAATAACGAAGCAGAACCGACTATAAATGTCAAGGTTGAAACAACTACTCATAGTGATGTAGACACTGAAAGTCCCACTGAAAATCATAATGAACAAAAAACAACGCCTTATGAAGAAGTAACAACTAGTGTAAACGATGTTTCTTCTGTAATTACATCAAAATCCGATGACACACTAGGACCCGTTACAGAAACGATTAATGAACAAAGTACCATTAAGGAAGCAGAACCGACTACGAATGTTAACATTGATACAACCTCTCATAGTGACGTAGATACTGAAAGTCCCACTGAACATCATATTGAACAAAGCACAACACCTAACGAAGAAGTAGCAACCATCGTTAGCGATATTTCTGTTGTAACAACACCGAAACCTCAGACAACCACAGAAGCTTTAACCGAAGCTATTCTCCAACAAAGTACAACAAACGAAGCAGAGCTAGCAACAAATGTAAACTTTGCAACAACTATCGAAAATTATATGGTCACTGAGAACACTTTTGACAACCATAATGTACCAAGCACAACGCCTTTTAAACAAGTAACAACCAGCGTAAATGATATTTCTACTGGAACAACACTACAACTTGAGACAACCACAGAATCTATTCCTCAAGAAACTACAACGGCATACGAAGAAGTAACGACGGAAAGTCCTGAAAAGACCAATAATATAAGTACAACATTACATGCTGAAGAAGTGACCACCGTTGAACCTATAACAACAGCTACATCTGATTTGACCACGGAATACAATTCTCAAACACATACTGAAAGTAATACGGCACAAAATCATAACTTGAATGAAGACGTAGCCAGTGATCGAACTACTGCAGCAGATACCATTACAGAACACCAAGCAAATCACGTACATATCAAAACATCCACTAATGATGGGACATCGGAAGACTTGACCACGGTTAAGCCGACTACTGAAAATGCCTCAACTCACGAATTTAGTGATGCGCCGATAGCAACAACTTCAAATGCGATCATCGAAAGCACTACAGAAAGTCAAATTATTCAAACTCATGATTACGATTCGGAAAGTCTATATGCAGCAACAGGATTCAGTGAACATACGACCACATCAATTCCCGATATCATTACAACAAGCATTCCATTAACAACTACTGAAAGCCCATATGAAAGTAAAGATTACGATTTACCAAGAACTTCAACTCGAAGCTCTAGGCGAACAAGGAAACGTAACTCAACGAGATCTGGTAGAAGACGTAATGCTACATCAATCGCTACAGAAATACCTATCACTCCTACAATCCAACCACCAATACCGATTGCCCTTCAGATATTACCTATAACTGATGATCACGTGCATTCCAATCCACATATTCTATTAGAGAACAGTTATGTGCCTCATCAAGAAATGCGTTTGCCTGCAAGACGGATTAAACGTCCCGTTTTAAGCGAGGCTCATGTTGTAAATACACATGAGATTGAATTATCCAACCACAAAATAGAAGAAACAGATGGAACAATAAACTACCCAAGTTTATTCACTGACAATAACGACGATTCAAGAAAACTTCACGAACTAAACGAAGCTCCCAAGGCCATTGAACATCGCCGCATCAATAGAGATACACTATACACTAATCCTGATAATGTTCATGAACCAACCACACCTAGACAACAACGATTAAGACGTAACAGGAACAGACGCCTAGATCAGACGACTGAATCTTCAAAACCTGTTAGAGAAATTACGACTGATTTGATAAACCCTGCAAATAGAAGAAGAGGTAATCGTAGAAGAGCAAATCGCCAAAGTAATGAACAGAATGAGAGCGCGTACAGATCAACTGCAACTACATCTAAACCAGtgcaacataaaaataactatgacATTTCACCTGCGGATTACGATGCTCTCTTCAACATCCCGCCAAGGAACTCTGAAGCTCATGTTCAGAATGTAGCACGGGCTCACGAGCTCATAGCAAACAGCAAACGCAACGAACTTATCATTAATAGTATTCTTCAACATAAAAAACTGAACGGCGCGAGAAACCTTTTTGATGTACTCGGCTGA
- the LOC113500703 gene encoding uncharacterized protein LOC113500703 isoform X2 gives MKILVIISSILIAQTSASFFDVFQGAVLTVQNSFGKMISDVVSDVKETVDCTILAVEHALALSEDAALRYYEKCGNTINNTVTVTETRHIESSPQVDVSPQYPSDDYLKKEIPAVIDAKINETLTKMLGNYNPSEKLRDVESVLVKETEQLANVSDLVRKELKKVESEVKSDLKNLTHLHPEPLPSVDSIMQEIKLLENKEQSAVNNSQATEIHRVIDEVLVRLDNIEATESTENVKLERILKDLEQNSNSSFIDLRQQLESWKAEESRHIDDIQTKILEHERNAHPETHNNTFKLLPPGPYDSDIRQMNVKEVNITSTKRMSNVSRDISSFETSVNAKNEQSHTLTLTKPKANNTPGNLSGVSSTSTSLKISQTTPDVSNDSDLKITVISSKSYSVSKSVSIRGKVPPADSTTSNNQRSVHLTTDQTPTTIRLGNTDHNLRTIFFGSTTESTPVSDLTISSTDMPIREDNTKIVSNEEPSTTTSIPNETAKTYEFDSTTEHAEVTEIEAFTSSLSDSTTTSSYLVTEQSLSTEAISMTGQKEISDIKEEPTTIEFETAISDTTTQRFTETENNPDDILTTTGKEESLTLASETTTSLPVNQHSIDDNERTITTDTPIAESTVSETRTTNSHTARPPSTSNALDNHNVQTTTSNVNKDSFSETSTEHGIKSYEVLTTGINNDIASTTSLDLMTVKPSEGYTEQSTTLHVEETTPSVTILNSEYINTVISATADLTTEVVSESTTEQRTSTTLHGEEITTALIPVTTMNPDSIDVTPEINNDQISDVGVETTTDITLTTLNSELTTDNHGYNTEQSTTPQAKEVSSVTTVNVETTTDFSTNLNNAHTTMSDETETSENHISTTISTQLDLTTETVSETSTQISATTEANLTTNKDIETTTESDVVTENSSERHIEQRTTTQEDVLTDVNDIPTVTTPNLETTVAATTETVAHRSSNNEAEPTINVKVETTTHSDVDTESPTENHNEQKTTPYEEVTTSVNDVSSVITSKSDDTLGPVTETINEQSTIKEAEPTTNVNIDTTSHSDVDTESPTEHHIEQSTTPNEEVATIVSDISVVTTPKPQTTTEALTEAILQQSTTNEAELATNVNFATTIENYMVTENTFDNHNVPSTTPFKQVTTSVNDISTGTTLQLETTTESIPQETTTAYEEVTTESPEKTNNISTTLHAEEVTTVEPITTATSDLTTEYNSQTHTESNTAQNHNLNEDVASDRTTAADTITEHQANHVHIKTSTNDGTSEDLTTVKPTTENASTHEFSDAPIATTSNAIIESTTESQIIQTHDYDSESLYAATGFSEHTTTSIPDIITTSIPLTTTESPYESKDYDLPRTSTRSSRRTRKRNSTRSGRRRNATSIATEIPITPTIQPPIPIALQILPITDDHVHSNPHILLENSYVPHQEMRLPARRIKRPVLSEAHVVNTHEIELSNHKIEETDGTINYPSLFTDNNDDSRKLHELNEAPKAIEHRRINRDTLYTNPDNVHEPTTPRQQRLRRNRNRRLDQTTESSKPVREITTDLINPANRRRGNRRRANRQSNEQNESAYRSTATTSKPVQHKNNYDISPADYDALFNIPPRNSEAHVQNVARAHELIANSKRNELIINSILQHKKLNGARNLFDVLG, from the exons ATGAAGATATTAGTGATTatttcatctatactaatagcGCAG acCTCTGCGTCATTCTTCGATGTATTTCAAGGCGCGGTACTTACTGTCCAGAATAGTTTTGGAAAAATGATAAGTGACGTAGTATCAGATGTCAAGGAAACTGTGGACTGCACTATATTGGCGGTGGAACACGCTCTAGCCCTGAGTGAAGACGCAGCGTTACGGTATTATGAAAAGTGTGGAAACACTATCAATAATACCGTTACTGTTACCGAAACCCGACATATCGAATCTTCACCTCAGGTTGACGTATCACCACAATACCCAAGTGATGACTACTTAAAGAAGGAAATACCTGCGGTAATAGACGCTAAAATCAACGAAACCCTAACGAAAATGCTAGGCAATTATAATCCTAGTGAAAAACTACGAGATGTAGAGAGCGTGCTGGTCAAAGAAACGGAACAGTTGGCTAATGTCAGTGATTTAGTAAGAAAAGAACTGAAAAAGGTTGAAAGCGAAGTGAAAAGTGATTTAAAGAATTTGACTCATTTGCATCCAGAACCTTTACCATCAGTTGACAGCATTATGCaggaaataaaacttttagaaaataaagaacaaagTGCTGTGAATAATTCACAAGCCACGGAAATTCATCGAGTGATTGATGAGGTGTTGGTCAGGTTAGATAACATCGAAGCGACTGAATCAACTGAGAATGTTAAACTAGAGCGCATATTGAAAGATCTAGAACAAAATTCTAACAGTTCGTTTATAGACCTGAGGCAGCAACTTGAATCATGGAAGGCGGAAGAGTCTAGGCATATAGATGACATTCAAACTAAGATACTAGAGCATGAAAGAAATGCTCATCCGGAAACTCACAACAATACATTCAAACTCTTACCGCCGGGTCCATATGACAGTGATATTAGACAAATGAATGTAAAAGAAGTTAACATAACCTCCACTAAAAGAATGTCTAATGTTTCTAGGGATATATCGTCCTTTGAAACAAGTGTTAATGCTAAAAATGAGCAGTCGcatactttgactttgacaaaACCGAAGGCCAATAATACGCCTGGAAATCTAAGTGGGGTGTCATCAACAAGTACCTCATTAAAGATATCGCAAACTACTCCGGACGTGTCAAATGATAGCGATTTGAAAATAACTGTTATATCAAGTAAGTCATATTCGGTCTCAAAAAGCGTGTCCATCAGGGGAAAAGTACCGCCAGCTGATAGTACTACATCTAACAACCAGAGATCAGTCCATTTGACAACAGATCAAACTCCTACTACTATACGTCTTGGTAATACAGACCACAATCtgagaactattttttttggcTCAACAACTGAAAGTACTCCAGTAAGTGATCTTACTATATCCAGTACTGATATGCCTATTCGAGAAGATAATACCAAAATTGTTTCTAACGAAGAACCTAGTACTACTACGAGCATTCCAAATGAAACTGCAAAAACGTATGAATTTGATTCCACTACAGAACATGCCGAAGTCACTGAAATCGAAGCTTTTACCAGCAGTTTAAGTGATTCCACTACGACTAGTTCATATTTAGTAACAGAACAGAGTTTAAGTACTGAAGCTATTTCGATGACAGGTCAAAAAGAAATAAGTGATATTAAGGAAGAACCGACGACTATTGAATTCGAAACAGCTATTTCTGACACGACTACACAACGATTCACTGAAACCGAAAATAATCCTGATGATATTTTAACTACCACTGGAAAAGAAGAATCCTTGACATTAGCATCAGAAACGACTACTTCTTTACCTGTTAATCAGCATAGCATTGATGACAATGAAAGAACTATTACAACAGATACTCCTATAGCGGAATCCACTGTGAGTGAAACTAGGACAACAAATTCACACACAGCTCGACCACCATCTACATCAAATGCTTTGGATAACCATAATGTTCAAACTACGACATCCAACGTAAATAAAGATTCATTCTCTGAAACAAGTACTGAACATGGTATCAAATCTTATGAAGTACTGACAACTGGCATTAATAATGATATTGCATCGACTACTTCCCTGGATTTGATGACGGTGAAACCTTCAGAAGGTTATACTGAACAGAGCACAACGTTACATGTAGAAGAAACAACACCTAGTGTAACAATATTGAACAGTGAATATATAAATACAGTAATATCTGCAACAGCGGACTTGACCACTGAAGTTGTATCTGAAAGTACTACTGAACAGCGCACAAGTACAACATTACATGGAGAAGAAATAACAACGGCTTTAATACCAGTAACAACGATGAACCCCGATTCGATAGATGTGACTCCTGAAATTAATAATGATCAAATATCTGATGTCGGCGTGGAAACAACTACTGATATTACTTTGACAACTCTCAACTCAGAACTAACTACGGACAATCACGGATACAACACTGAACAAAGTACCACACCGCAAGCGAAAGAGGTATCCTCTGTTACTACTGTTAATGTGGAAACAACCACCGATTTTAGTACAA ACCTCAATAATGCACATACTACAATGTCAGACGAGACGGAAACTAGTGAAAACCATATTTCCACCACAATATCAACACAACTAGATTTGACCACAGAAACCGTTTCAGAAACATCTACTCAAATAAGTGCAACTACTGAAGCGAATCTGACGACAAATAAAGACATTGAAACAACTACTGAAAGTGATGTAGTCACTGAGAATTCTTCTGAAAGGCATATTGAACAACGCACAACGACTCAGGAAGATGTTTTAACCGATGTTAACGATATTCCTACCGTGACAACACCAAATCTGGAGACAACAGTAGCAGCCACTACAGAAACTGTCGCTCATCGGAGTTCAAATAACGAAGCAGAACCGACTATAAATGTCAAGGTTGAAACAACTACTCATAGTGATGTAGACACTGAAAGTCCCACTGAAAATCATAATGAACAAAAAACAACGCCTTATGAAGAAGTAACAACTAGTGTAAACGATGTTTCTTCTGTAATTACATCAAAATCCGATGACACACTAGGACCCGTTACAGAAACGATTAATGAACAAAGTACCATTAAGGAAGCAGAACCGACTACGAATGTTAACATTGATACAACCTCTCATAGTGACGTAGATACTGAAAGTCCCACTGAACATCATATTGAACAAAGCACAACACCTAACGAAGAAGTAGCAACCATCGTTAGCGATATTTCTGTTGTAACAACACCGAAACCTCAGACAACCACAGAAGCTTTAACCGAAGCTATTCTCCAACAAAGTACAACAAACGAAGCAGAGCTAGCAACAAATGTAAACTTTGCAACAACTATCGAAAATTATATGGTCACTGAGAACACTTTTGACAACCATAATGTACCAAGCACAACGCCTTTTAAACAAGTAACAACCAGCGTAAATGATATTTCTACTGGAACAACACTACAACTTGAGACAACCACAGAATCTATTCCTCAAGAAACTACAACGGCATACGAAGAAGTAACGACGGAAAGTCCTGAAAAGACCAATAATATAAGTACAACATTACATGCTGAAGAAGTGACCACCGTTGAACCTATAACAACAGCTACATCTGATTTGACCACGGAATACAATTCTCAAACACATACTGAAAGTAATACGGCACAAAATCATAACTTGAATGAAGACGTAGCCAGTGATCGAACTACTGCAGCAGATACCATTACAGAACACCAAGCAAATCACGTACATATCAAAACATCCACTAATGATGGGACATCGGAAGACTTGACCACGGTTAAGCCGACTACTGAAAATGCCTCAACTCACGAATTTAGTGATGCGCCGATAGCAACAACTTCAAATGCGATCATCGAAAGCACTACAGAAAGTCAAATTATTCAAACTCATGATTACGATTCGGAAAGTCTATATGCAGCAACAGGATTCAGTGAACATACGACCACATCAATTCCCGATATCATTACAACAAGCATTCCATTAACAACTACTGAAAGCCCATATGAAAGTAAAGATTACGATTTACCAAGAACTTCAACTCGAAGCTCTAGGCGAACAAGGAAACGTAACTCAACGAGATCTGGTAGAAGACGTAATGCTACATCAATCGCTACAGAAATACCTATCACTCCTACAATCCAACCACCAATACCGATTGCCCTTCAGATATTACCTATAACTGATGATCACGTGCATTCCAATCCACATATTCTATTAGAGAACAGTTATGTGCCTCATCAAGAAATGCGTTTGCCTGCAAGACGGATTAAACGTCCCGTTTTAAGCGAGGCTCATGTTGTAAATACACATGAGATTGAATTATCCAACCACAAAATAGAAGAAACAGATGGAACAATAAACTACCCAAGTTTATTCACTGACAATAACGACGATTCAAGAAAACTTCACGAACTAAACGAAGCTCCCAAGGCCATTGAACATCGCCGCATCAATAGAGATACACTATACACTAATCCTGATAATGTTCATGAACCAACCACACCTAGACAACAACGATTAAGACGTAACAGGAACAGACGCCTAGATCAGACGACTGAATCTTCAAAACCTGTTAGAGAAATTACGACTGATTTGATAAACCCTGCAAATAGAAGAAGAGGTAATCGTAGAAGAGCAAATCGCCAAAGTAATGAACAGAATGAGAGCGCGTACAGATCAACTGCAACTACATCTAAACCAGtgcaacataaaaataactatgacATTTCACCTGCGGATTACGATGCTCTCTTCAACATCCCGCCAAGGAACTCTGAAGCTCATGTTCAGAATGTAGCACGGGCTCACGAGCTCATAGCAAACAGCAAACGCAACGAACTTATCATTAATAGTATTCTTCAACATAAAAAACTGAACGGCGCGAGAAACCTTTTTGATGTACTCGGCTGA